From a single Phocoena sinus isolate mPhoSin1 chromosome 1, mPhoSin1.pri, whole genome shotgun sequence genomic region:
- the LRRC8D gene encoding volume-regulated anion channel subunit LRRC8D has product MFTLAEVASLNDIQPTYRILKPWWDVFMDYLAVVMLMVAIFAGTMQLTKDQVVCLPVLPSPVNSKAHTPPGSADVTTNIPKVESATDQDQDGRMTNEISFGASAVTPDIPLRATYPHTDSTVPNQEAKKDPAGRKTNLDFQQYVFINQMCYHLALPWYSKYFPYLALIHTIILMVSSNFWFKYPKTCSKVEHFVSILGKCFESPWTTKALSETACEDSEENKQRITGAQTLPKHVSTSSDEGSPSASTPMISKTGFKFSAEKPVIEVPSMTILDKKDGEQAKALFEKVRKFRAHVEDSDLIYKLYVVQTVIKTAKFIFILCYTANFVNAISFEHVCKPKVEHLTGYEVFECTHNMAYMLKKLLISYISIICVYGFICLYTLFWLFRIPLKEYSFEKVREESSFSDIPDVKNDFAFLLHMVDQYDQLYSKRFGVFLSEVSENKLREISLNHEWTFEKLRQHVSRNAQDKQELHLFMLSGVPDAVFDLTDLDVLKLELIPEAKIPAKISQMTNLQELHLCHCPAKVEQTAFSFLRDHLRCLHVKFTDVAEIPAWVYLLKNLRELYLIGNLNSENNKMIGLESLRELRHLKILHVKSNLTKVPSNITDVAPHLTRLVVHNDGTKLLVLNSLKKMMNVAELELQNCELERIPHAIFSLSNLQELDLKSNNIRTIEEIISFQHLKRLTCLKLWHNKIVTIPPSITHVKNLESLYFSNNKLESLPVAVFSLQKLRCLDVSYNNISMIPIEIGLLQNLQHLHITGNKVDVLPKQLFKCIKLRTLNLGQNCITSLPEKIGQLSQLTQLELKGNCLDRLPAQLGQCRLLKKSGLVVEDHLFDTLPLEVKEALNQDINIPFANGI; this is encoded by the coding sequence ATGTTTACCCTTGCGGAAGTTGCTTCACTTAATGACATTCAACCAACTTACCGAATCCTGAAACCATGGTGGGACGTGTTTATGGATTACCTGGCTGTCGTTATGTTGATGGTAGCCATCTTTGCAGGAACCATGCAACTTACCAAAGATCAGGTGGTCTGCTTGCCAGTATTGCCATCTCCTGTAAATTCAAAGGCACACACACCACCAGGAAGTGCCGACGTTACCACCAACATCCCGAAGGTGGAGTCAGCCACAGACCAAGACCAAGATGGGCGGATGACAAATGAGATTTCCTTTGGCGCATCTGCTGTGACACCTGACATACCTCTCAGAGCCACATATCCTCACACAGATTCCACGGTTCCAAATCAGGAGGCAAAGAAAGACCCAGCAGGCCGAAAAACAAACTTGGATTTTCagcaatatgtatttattaatcaGATGTGTTACCACCTGGCCCTTCCGTGGTATTCTAAGTACTTTCCGTACCTTGCTCTTATACATACTATTATTCTCATGGTCAGTAGCAACTTTTGGTTCAAATATCCCAAAACATGCTCAAAAGTAGAACATTTCGTTTCAATATTAGGAAAGTGCTTTGAATCTCCTTGGACTACTAAAGCGTTGTCTGAGACAGCATGCGAAGACTCGGAGGAAAACAAGCAGAGAATAACAGGTGCCCAGACTCTACCAAAGCACGTATCTACCAGCAGTGATGAAGGGAGCCCCAGCGCCAGCACCCCAATGATCAGCAAAACTGGCTTCAAATTTTCAGCTGAAAAGCCCGTGATTGAAGTCCCCAGCATGACCATCCTGGACAAAAAGGACGGGGAACAGGCCAAAGCCCTGTTTGAGAAAGTGAGGAAGTTCCGTGCTCACGTGGAAGACAGTGACTTGATCTATAAACTCTACGTGGTCCAAACAGTTATCAAAACAGCCAAGTTCATCTTTATCCTCTGCTACACTGCAAACTTCGTCAATGCGATCAGCTTTGAACACGTCTGCAAGCCCAAAGTTGAGCACCTGACGGGTTACGAGGTGTTTGAGTGCACCCACAACATGGCATACATGCTGAAAAAACTGCTCATCAGTTACATATCCATTATTTGCGTTTATGGTTTTATCTGCCTCTACACTCTCTTCTGGTTATTCAGGATACCTTTGAAGGAATATTCTTTTGAAAAAGTCAGAGAAGAGAGCAGTTTCAGTGACATTCCAGATGTCAAAAATGATTTTGCGTTCCTTCTACACATGGTAGACCAGTATGACCAGCTGTATTCCAAGCGTTTCGGGGTGTTCTTGTCGGAAGTCAGTGAAAATAAACTGAGGGAAATCAGTTTGAACCACGAGTGGACATTTGAAAAACTGAGGCAGCACGTGTCACGCAACGCCCAGGACAAGCAGGAGCTCCATCTGTTTATGCTCTCAGGTGTGCCCGATGCTGTCTTCGACCTCACAGACCTGGATGTGCTAAAACTCGAGCTGATCCCAGAAGCTAAAATTCCTGCTAAGATTTCTCAGATGACTAACCTCCAAGAGCTTCACCTCTGCCACTGCCCTGCAAAAGTGGAACAGACTGCTTTTAGCTTCCTCCGTGATCACTTGAGATGCCTTCACGTGAAGTTCACCGACGTGGCAGAAATTCCCGCCTGGGTGTATCTGCTCAAAAACCTTCGCGAGCTGTACTTGATAGGCAACTTGAACTCTGAAAACAATAAGATGATAGGACTTGAATCCCTCCGAGAGTTGCGGCACCTTAAGATTCTCCACGTGAAGAGCAATCTGACCAAAGTCCCCTCCAACATTACAGATGTGGCTCCGCATCTCACAAGGTTAGTCGTTCATAATGACGGCACTAAACTCCTGGTACTGAACAGCCTTAAGAAGATGATGAATGTCGCCGAGCTCgagctccagaactgtgagctagAGAGAATTCCACATGCTATTTTCAGCCTCTCTAACTTGCAGGAACTAGATTTAAAGTCAAATAACATACGCACAATTGAAGAAATCATCAGTTTCCAGCATTTAAAGCGACTGACTTGTTTAAAACTGTGGCATAATAAAATCGTTACCATTCCACCCTCCATCACCCACGTCAAAAACTTGGAGTCACTTTATTTCTCTAACAACAAGCTCGAATCCCTACCTGTGGCAGTGTTTAGTTTACAGAAACTCAGATGCTTAGATGTAAGCTACAACAACATTTCCATGATCCCAATAGAAATAGGATTACTTCAGAACCTGCAGCATTTGCATATCACGGGGAACAAAGTGGACGTTCTGCCAAAACAGTTGTTTAAATGCATTAAGTTGAGGACTTTGAATCTGGGGCAGAACTGCATCACTTCCCTCCCAGAGAAGATCGGTCAGCTCTCCCAGCTCACCCAGCTGGAGCTGAAAGGGAACTGCTTGGACCGCCTGCCAGCCCAGCTGGGCCAGTGTCGCCTGCTCAAGAAGAGCGGGCTTGTTGTGGAAGATCACCTTTTTGACACCCTGCCACTCGAAGTCAAAGAAGCATTGAATCAAGACATAAATATTCCCTTTGCAAATGGGATTTAA